One Pseudomonas fluorescens genomic region harbors:
- a CDS encoding extracellular solute-binding protein: protein MKPIRALLVQASGLLFAGLACAAPQHAVTLYNEPPKYPADFKHFDYVNPDAPKGGVFRQAGFGGFDSLNPFISKGVPADDIGQIYDTLTKHSLDEPFTEYGLIASKIEKADDNSWVRFYLRPQARFHDGHPVRADDVVFSFDTLTKEGSPMFRGYYSDVAEVIAEDPLKVLFKFKHSNNRELPLILGQLPVLPKHWWAERDFAKGNLEIPLGSGPYKVAEVKAGRSVRYERVKDYWGKDLPVNRGFYNFDTMTTDYYRDNTVALEALKAGQFDYWLEMTAKNWANAYNIPAVTEGRLIKEQIANSNPTGMQGFVYNLRRPVFQDVRVRQALALLLDFEWTNKQLFNGAYSRTRSYFENSEMAATGLPDAEQRAILEPFRSKLPAQVFSEAYENPKTDASGMIRAQQREAYQLLQEAGWKIVDDKMVDATGKPVVIEFLLAQTEFERVLLPFKRNLSDLGIDLVIRRVDVSQYINRVRSRDFDMMVGSFPQSNSPGNEQREFWMSAAADKSSSRNSMGLKDPVVDQLVESLINADSRKSLVAHARALDRVLQWGYYVIPNWHIKTWRVAYWNHIGHPKVSPKYDIGINTWWVKPDAKPAVEVETQLQADPAGTE from the coding sequence ATGAAGCCTATCCGCGCCCTGCTCGTGCAGGCCAGCGGCTTGCTGTTCGCCGGGCTGGCCTGCGCCGCGCCGCAACACGCCGTGACCTTGTACAACGAGCCACCGAAATATCCGGCCGATTTCAAGCATTTCGATTACGTGAACCCCGATGCGCCCAAAGGCGGAGTTTTCCGTCAGGCCGGTTTTGGAGGCTTCGACAGCCTCAATCCGTTCATCAGCAAAGGCGTGCCCGCCGATGACATCGGGCAGATCTACGACACCCTGACCAAACACAGCCTCGACGAACCCTTCACCGAATACGGCCTGATCGCCAGCAAAATCGAGAAAGCCGACGACAACAGCTGGGTGCGCTTCTATTTGCGTCCGCAAGCACGCTTTCACGATGGCCACCCGGTGCGCGCCGACGATGTGGTGTTCAGCTTCGACACGCTGACCAAGGAAGGCTCGCCGATGTTTCGTGGCTACTACAGCGACGTTGCCGAAGTGATCGCCGAAGATCCGTTGAAAGTGCTGTTCAAGTTCAAGCACAGCAACAACCGCGAGTTACCGCTGATCCTCGGCCAGTTGCCGGTGCTGCCAAAACACTGGTGGGCTGAACGCGATTTTGCCAAGGGCAACCTGGAAATCCCCTTGGGCAGCGGCCCGTACAAAGTCGCTGAGGTGAAGGCCGGGCGCTCGGTGCGTTACGAAAGGGTCAAGGATTACTGGGGCAAAGACCTGCCGGTCAACCGTGGCTTTTACAACTTCGACACGATGACCACCGATTACTACCGCGACAACACCGTCGCCCTTGAAGCGTTGAAGGCTGGTCAATTCGATTACTGGCTGGAGATGACTGCGAAAAACTGGGCCAACGCCTACAACATTCCAGCGGTCACCGAGGGCCGGTTGATCAAGGAACAGATCGCCAACAGCAACCCCACGGGCATGCAAGGCTTCGTTTACAACCTGCGCCGGCCCGTGTTCCAGGACGTGCGCGTGCGGCAGGCGCTGGCCTTGTTGCTGGATTTCGAATGGACCAACAAGCAACTGTTCAACGGCGCGTATTCGCGCACGCGCAGTTATTTCGAGAACTCGGAAATGGCCGCCACCGGCCTGCCCGATGCCGAGCAACGGGCGATCCTCGAGCCGTTCCGCAGCAAACTGCCGGCCCAGGTCTTCAGCGAAGCCTACGAAAACCCGAAAACCGACGCCAGCGGCATGATCCGCGCCCAGCAGCGCGAGGCCTATCAATTGCTGCAAGAGGCCGGCTGGAAGATCGTCGACGACAAAATGGTCGATGCCACGGGCAAGCCGGTGGTCATCGAATTCCTCCTCGCCCAGACCGAATTCGAACGCGTGCTGCTGCCGTTCAAACGCAATCTCAGCGACCTCGGCATCGATCTGGTCATCCGCCGTGTCGACGTCTCGCAATACATCAACCGTGTCCGCTCGCGGGATTTCGACATGATGGTCGGCAGCTTCCCGCAGTCCAACTCGCCGGGGAACGAGCAACGCGAATTCTGGATGAGCGCGGCGGCCGACAAATCCAGCAGCCGCAACAGCATGGGCCTGAAGGATCCGGTCGTTGATCAACTGGTCGAGAGCCTGATCAATGCCGACTCGCGCAAAAGTCTGGTGGCCCACGCCCGCGCGCTGGATCGTGTGCTGCAGTGGGGTTACTACGTGATTCCCAACTGGCATATCAAGACCTGGCGCGTAGCTTATTGGAATCACATTGGCCACCCGAAGGTGTCGCCCAAATACGACATCGGCATCAACACCTGGTGGGTCAAGCCTGACGCCAAACCCGCCGTAGAAGTCGAAACCCAACTGCAAGCCGACCCTGCGGGCACGGAGTAA
- a CDS encoding ABC transporter ATP-binding protein, with protein sequence MNQDNLIEVRDLAVEFGFGERVHRVVEGVSFDIKRGETLALVGESGSGKSVTAHSILRLLPYPMARHPAGSINYAGQNLLGLSEKTLRHIRGNRIAMIFQEPMTSLNPLHSIEKQINEVLGIHKGLSGKVATKRTLELLEMVGIPEPHKRLKALPHELSGGQRQRVMIAMALANEPELLIADEPTTALDVTVQLKILDLLKELQARLGMSLLLISHDLNLVRRIAHRVCVMQRGCIVEQASCAELFRSPQHPYTRELLGAEPSGGPVSNEIGAPLLEVENLKVWFPIKKGLLKRTVDYVKAVDGINFSLPQGQTLGIVGESGSGKSTLGLAILRLIGSKGAIRFEGKQLDCLTQSEVRPLRREMQVVFQDPFGSLSPRMCVNDIVGEGLRIHKMGTATEQEAAIIAALKEVGLDPETRHRYPHEFSGGQRQRIAIARALVLKPALILLDEPTSALDRTVQRQVVELLRSLQAKYNLTYLFISHDLAVVKALSHQLMVVKHGQVVEQGDAQSIFAAPQHPYTQQLLEAAFLAPATAQ encoded by the coding sequence ATGAATCAGGACAATCTGATCGAAGTGCGCGACCTCGCCGTCGAATTCGGTTTCGGCGAGCGCGTGCATCGCGTCGTCGAGGGCGTGAGTTTCGACATCAAGCGTGGCGAGACCCTGGCGCTGGTTGGCGAATCCGGCTCGGGCAAATCGGTGACGGCGCATTCGATCCTGCGCCTGCTGCCCTACCCCATGGCGCGGCATCCGGCGGGCAGCATCAATTACGCCGGGCAAAATCTGCTGGGTCTGAGCGAAAAGACCCTGCGCCACATTCGCGGCAACCGCATCGCGATGATTTTTCAGGAGCCGATGACCTCGCTGAATCCGCTGCACTCGATCGAAAAGCAGATCAACGAAGTGCTCGGCATTCACAAGGGCCTGAGCGGCAAAGTCGCGACCAAGCGTACTTTGGAACTGCTGGAGATGGTCGGCATTCCCGAGCCGCACAAGCGCCTCAAGGCCCTGCCCCATGAATTGTCCGGTGGCCAGCGCCAACGGGTGATGATCGCCATGGCGCTGGCCAACGAGCCGGAATTGCTGATCGCCGACGAGCCCACCACGGCTTTGGACGTGACCGTTCAGCTGAAAATCCTCGATTTGCTCAAGGAACTTCAGGCTCGATTGGGCATGTCGCTGCTACTGATCAGTCACGATTTGAACCTGGTGCGAAGAATTGCGCATCGCGTATGTGTCATGCAGCGCGGTTGCATCGTCGAACAGGCATCGTGCGCGGAGCTGTTCCGTTCGCCGCAGCATCCGTACACTCGGGAACTGCTCGGCGCGGAGCCCAGCGGCGGCCCGGTGAGCAATGAAATTGGCGCGCCGCTGCTCGAAGTCGAGAACCTGAAAGTCTGGTTTCCGATCAAGAAAGGCCTGCTCAAGCGCACGGTGGATTACGTCAAGGCAGTGGACGGCATCAATTTCAGCCTGCCTCAGGGCCAGACTCTGGGGATTGTGGGAGAAAGCGGTTCCGGCAAATCCACCCTCGGTCTGGCGATTTTGCGCCTGATCGGCAGCAAAGGCGCGATCCGCTTTGAAGGCAAGCAGCTAGACTGCCTGACGCAGAGTGAGGTTCGCCCGTTGCGGCGGGAGATGCAGGTGGTGTTTCAGGACCCGTTTGGCAGCCTGAGCCCGCGCATGTGCGTCAATGACATCGTCGGCGAAGGCCTGCGGATTCACAAGATGGGTACCGCGACCGAACAGGAAGCGGCGATCATTGCGGCATTGAAGGAGGTAGGTCTGGATCCGGAAACCCGGCACCGCTACCCCCACGAATTTTCCGGTGGGCAACGGCAGCGAATTGCCATTGCCCGGGCTCTGGTGCTGAAACCGGCGCTGATCCTGCTGGACGAGCCGACTTCGGCGCTCGACCGCACGGTGCAGCGGCAAGTGGTGGAGCTGTTGCGTTCACTGCAAGCCAAGTACAACCTGACGTATTTGTTCATCAGCCATGATCTGGCTGTCGTCAAAGCGCTGAGCCACCAGTTGATGGTGGTCAAGCATGGCCAAGTGGTCGAACAGGGAGACGCGCAAAGTATTTTTGCCGCCCCCCAACATCCGTATACACAGCAGTTGCTGGAAGCCGCTTTTTTGGCACCAGCCACTGCGCAATAA
- a CDS encoding ABC transporter permease yields MNLSPLNRRRFELFKANKRGWWSLWLFLILFGLSLGAELIANDKPLVVHYDNNWYFPAIKRYPETTFGGEFPLEANYKSPYIRELLKAKDAWVLWAPIPYSYQSINYDLKVPAPAPPSADNLLGTDDQGRDVLARVIYGFRISVLFALTLTVLSSIIGVIAGALQGFYGGWVDLAGQRFLEIWSGLPVLYLLIILASFVQPNFWWLLGIMLLFSWMSLVDVVRAEFLRGRNLEYVRAARALGMQNGAIMFRHILPNAMVSTMTFMPFILTGAIGTLTALDFLGFGLPAGSPSLGELVAQGKSNLQAPWLGMSAFAVLALMLSLLVFIGESARDAFDPRK; encoded by the coding sequence ATGAACCTGTCCCCTCTCAATCGCCGCCGCTTCGAACTGTTCAAGGCCAACAAGCGCGGCTGGTGGTCGCTGTGGCTGTTTCTGATCCTGTTCGGCCTGAGCCTCGGCGCCGAGCTGATCGCCAACGACAAGCCGCTGGTGGTGCATTACGACAACAATTGGTATTTCCCGGCGATCAAGCGCTACCCGGAAACCACTTTCGGTGGCGAATTCCCGCTGGAGGCCAACTACAAGAGCCCCTACATCCGCGAACTGCTCAAGGCCAAGGATGCCTGGGTGTTGTGGGCGCCGATTCCCTATAGCTACCAAAGCATCAATTACGATCTGAAAGTCCCGGCGCCGGCACCGCCCTCGGCGGACAATCTGCTCGGTACTGATGATCAGGGCCGCGATGTGTTGGCGCGGGTGATTTACGGCTTCCGTATTTCGGTACTGTTCGCGCTGACGCTGACGGTGTTGAGCTCGATCATCGGGGTGATCGCCGGTGCGCTGCAGGGTTTTTATGGCGGCTGGGTCGATCTGGCCGGGCAGCGTTTTCTGGAAATCTGGTCGGGGCTGCCGGTCCTGTATCTGCTGATCATTCTGGCCAGTTTCGTCCAGCCGAATTTCTGGTGGCTGCTGGGGATCATGCTGTTGTTCTCGTGGATGAGCCTGGTCGACGTGGTGCGCGCCGAGTTTCTGCGCGGGCGCAATCTCGAGTACGTTCGCGCGGCGCGGGCGCTGGGCATGCAGAACGGCGCGATCATGTTCCGCCATATCCTGCCCAACGCGATGGTCTCGACCATGACCTTCATGCCGTTCATCCTCACCGGCGCCATCGGTACTCTGACCGCGCTGGACTTCCTCGGCTTCGGCTTGCCGGCCGGCAGTCCGTCGCTGGGTGAACTGGTCGCGCAAGGCAAATCCAACCTGCAAGCACCGTGGCTGGGCATGAGTGCCTTTGCCGTGCTGGCGTTGATGTTGAGTTTGCTGGTGTTTATCGGCGAGTCCGCTCGCGATGCCTTCGACCCGAGGAAGTGA
- a CDS encoding extracellular solute-binding protein: protein MKRALLLLLISLALSSTASATITESHGYAQFGTLKYPARFTHFDWVNPQAPKGGTLRVMAFGTFDTVNPYTFKGTSPVTTANFLQYGINELNEPLMVGTGQYSPSGDEPASSYGLIAQSVEYSEDRSWVVFNLRPEARFHDGTPITAYDVAFSYRLLLKEGHPLYRTALQEVLRVDILNKQRIRFVLKRSGNPLLILRLGELPVLPQHYWKDRDFKATTFEPPLGSGPYRITSVTPGRQLIFERVKDYWGRDLPVNRGKYNFDRMEVEFYRDSDVAFEAFKAGEFDIYIEHQAKNWVNGYNFPAVRRGEVIKAQIPHHIPTQSQGLFMNTRRATFADVKTREALGLMFDFEWTNRALFSNAYKRTTSYYPNSEFSASGLPVGHEWLMLKPYKDQLPARLFTEPFTLPQTDGRGIPRETMRKALALLAEAGWKLHGQRLQNASGQPLRFELLLVNPSLERLYQPYIENLNSIGIDARLRTVDRAQYKQRLDQFDFDMISMTLGQTLSPGLEQWQYFHSSQVNVKGSKNYAGIANPVVDHLLEQLLAARTRDEQVAAGKALDRVLLWQHYSIPNWYLNYHRLAYRNRLAFVTTPPYTLGLSAWWLKSSEKDQ, encoded by the coding sequence TTGAAGCGTGCCCTCCTCCTGCTCCTGATCAGCCTGGCCTTGAGCTCAACCGCAAGCGCGACGATTACCGAAAGTCATGGTTATGCGCAGTTCGGCACGCTCAAGTACCCGGCCAGATTTACCCACTTCGACTGGGTCAACCCGCAAGCGCCCAAGGGCGGAACGTTGCGGGTGATGGCGTTCGGCACCTTCGATACGGTCAATCCTTACACCTTCAAAGGCACCAGCCCGGTCACCACTGCTAATTTCCTTCAGTACGGTATCAACGAGCTCAACGAGCCGCTGATGGTCGGCACCGGCCAGTATTCACCATCCGGCGACGAACCCGCCTCAAGCTACGGCCTGATCGCACAGTCGGTCGAGTACAGCGAAGATCGCAGCTGGGTGGTGTTCAATTTGCGCCCTGAAGCGCGCTTTCACGATGGGACGCCGATCACCGCCTACGACGTGGCGTTCTCCTATCGCCTGTTGCTCAAGGAAGGTCATCCGCTGTACCGCACCGCCCTGCAAGAAGTGCTGCGGGTCGACATTCTCAACAAACAGCGCATTCGCTTCGTCCTCAAACGCTCGGGCAATCCGCTGCTGATTCTGCGCCTCGGCGAATTGCCGGTCCTGCCGCAGCATTACTGGAAAGATCGCGACTTCAAAGCCACCACTTTCGAACCGCCGCTGGGCAGCGGGCCGTATCGCATCACCTCGGTAACGCCGGGGCGCCAGTTGATCTTCGAACGGGTCAAGGATTATTGGGGCAGAGACTTGCCGGTGAATCGCGGCAAGTACAACTTCGATCGCATGGAAGTCGAGTTCTACCGCGACAGCGACGTCGCGTTCGAAGCCTTCAAGGCCGGCGAGTTCGACATCTACATCGAGCACCAGGCGAAGAACTGGGTCAACGGCTACAACTTCCCCGCCGTGCGCCGTGGCGAGGTGATCAAGGCGCAGATCCCGCATCACATCCCGACGCAGAGTCAGGGCCTGTTCATGAACACCCGCCGGGCAACCTTCGCCGACGTGAAAACCCGCGAAGCGCTGGGCCTGATGTTCGATTTCGAGTGGACCAACCGGGCGCTGTTCAGCAACGCCTACAAGCGCACCACCAGCTATTACCCCAACAGTGAATTCAGCGCCAGCGGCCTGCCGGTCGGGCATGAATGGCTGATGCTCAAACCGTACAAGGATCAACTGCCGGCCAGGCTATTCACCGAGCCGTTCACCTTGCCGCAAACCGATGGGCGCGGCATCCCCCGCGAAACCATGCGCAAGGCGTTGGCACTGCTCGCCGAGGCGGGCTGGAAGCTCCATGGCCAGCGCCTGCAGAACGCCAGCGGCCAACCGCTGCGCTTCGAACTGCTGCTGGTCAATCCGAGCCTGGAGCGCCTCTATCAGCCCTACATCGAGAACCTCAACAGCATCGGCATCGACGCGCGCCTGCGCACCGTAGATCGCGCCCAGTACAAACAGCGGCTCGATCAATTCGATTTCGACATGATCTCGATGACGCTGGGCCAGACCCTCAGCCCCGGCCTGGAGCAGTGGCAGTATTTCCACTCCAGCCAAGTGAACGTCAAGGGCAGCAAGAATTACGCGGGCATCGCCAACCCGGTGGTCGATCATCTGCTTGAACAACTGCTCGCCGCGCGCACCCGCGATGAACAGGTCGCTGCCGGCAAGGCGCTCGACCGTGTGCTGCTCTGGCAGCATTACAGCATTCCCAACTGGTACCTCAATTATCACCGTCTGGCCTACCGCAACCGGTTGGCCTTTGTCACCACGCCGCCCTACACACTGGGCCTGAGCGCGTGGTGGCTGAAGTCTTCGGAGAAAGATCAATGA
- a CDS encoding microcin C ABC transporter permease YejB: MLAYIFRRLLLIIPTLFGILLINFVIIQAAPGGPVEQMIAKLEGFEGATSRIAGGGAEVAVAGSSYRGAQGLDPALIKEIEHMYGFDKSAPERLWIMVKNYAKLDFGDSFFRDAKVIDLIKEKMPVSISLGLWSTLIMYLVSIPLGIAKATRHGSHFDVWTSSAIIVGYAIPAFLFAILLIVVFAGGSYLDWFPLRGLTSNNFDELSFGGKILDYFWHLALPVTALVIGNFATMTLLTKNSFLDEINKQYVVTAKAKGLTRHRVLYGHVFRNAMLLVIAGFPSAFIGIFFTGSLLVEVIFSLDGLGLMSFEAAINRDYPVVFGTLFIFTLLGLVVKLIGDLTYTFVDPRIDFASREH, encoded by the coding sequence ATGCTGGCGTATATTTTTCGGCGACTGCTGCTGATCATTCCAACCCTGTTCGGCATTCTGCTGATCAACTTCGTGATCATCCAGGCCGCGCCCGGCGGGCCGGTCGAGCAGATGATCGCCAAGCTCGAAGGTTTCGAAGGCGCCACCAGCCGGATCGCCGGCGGCGGCGCTGAAGTGGCGGTTGCAGGCTCGTCCTATCGCGGCGCGCAGGGGCTGGACCCGGCGCTGATCAAGGAAATCGAGCACATGTACGGGTTCGACAAATCGGCCCCGGAACGTCTGTGGATCATGGTCAAGAACTACGCGAAGCTGGATTTCGGCGACAGCTTTTTCCGCGACGCCAAGGTCATCGACCTGATCAAGGAAAAGATGCCGGTGTCGATCTCGCTGGGGCTGTGGAGCACGCTGATCATGTACCTGGTGTCGATCCCGCTGGGGATCGCAAAGGCGACGCGGCACGGCAGTCACTTCGACGTCTGGACCAGTTCGGCGATCATCGTCGGCTACGCGATTCCGGCGTTTCTGTTCGCGATCCTGCTGATCGTGGTGTTCGCCGGCGGCAGTTATCTCGACTGGTTCCCGTTGCGCGGGCTGACCTCGAACAACTTTGATGAGCTGAGCTTCGGCGGCAAAATCCTCGATTACTTCTGGCACCTGGCATTGCCGGTGACCGCACTGGTGATCGGCAACTTCGCGACCATGACGCTGCTGACGAAAAACAGCTTCCTCGATGAAATCAACAAACAGTACGTGGTCACCGCCAAGGCCAAAGGCCTGACCCGCCATCGCGTGCTTTACGGCCACGTGTTTCGCAACGCCATGTTGCTGGTGATTGCCGGGTTCCCATCGGCATTCATCGGCATCTTCTTCACCGGCTCGTTGCTGGTCGAGGTGATCTTTTCCCTCGACGGCCTCGGCCTGATGAGTTTCGAAGCGGCGATCAACCGTGACTATCCGGTGGTGTTCGGCACGTTGTTCATCTTCACCTTGCTTGGGCTGGTAGTGAAGCTGATCGGCGACCTCACCTATACCTTCGTCGATCCGCGCATCGACTTCGCCAGCCGGGAGCATTGA
- a CDS encoding integrase core domain-containing protein: MPWKQESPMDQRVKLISDWLSGSYTKSQLSRRYGVSRPTIDKWLDRYAALGVDGLKEQSRKPLNCPHQTSDEIIAKLFAKKNEHPDRGPKQIIDRLRVSDPHIQWPAASTAGEWLKKAGLVMARRPYPPRPRAPTHLRPVDAPNQTWCADYKGQFKMQDGNWCYPLTITDQMSRFLFVCRALPSTHGAPTREGFEWAFREYGLPDVIRTDNGAPFASTGLARLSKLSVWFIRLGIHVETITPGRPDQNGRHERMHRTLKAAVPPAENLVRQQLAFQDFIQDFNHHRPHTALGMKPPASVYSPSERAYPGHLPALEYGSDVEVRKVRSNGEIKWKGQLIFLGEALIGEDIALKEVADDAWELYLCSHCLGRLEHGAKRVASL, encoded by the coding sequence ATGCCCTGGAAACAAGAGTCCCCAATGGATCAACGAGTAAAGTTAATCAGCGATTGGCTTAGCGGCAGCTACACCAAAAGCCAGTTAAGCCGGCGGTATGGTGTCAGCCGCCCTACCATCGACAAGTGGTTGGACCGATACGCAGCGTTGGGCGTTGATGGTTTGAAAGAGCAGTCGCGCAAGCCGCTGAACTGCCCTCATCAAACTTCCGACGAAATCATTGCCAAGTTGTTTGCCAAGAAAAACGAACATCCCGATCGAGGGCCCAAACAGATCATCGATCGCCTGCGCGTTTCCGATCCGCATATCCAGTGGCCGGCGGCGAGTACTGCCGGAGAGTGGTTGAAGAAAGCTGGTTTGGTCATGGCGCGACGACCTTATCCCCCACGTCCCCGTGCGCCAACGCATTTGCGTCCGGTCGACGCGCCCAATCAGACCTGGTGTGCTGATTACAAAGGGCAGTTCAAAATGCAGGACGGTAACTGGTGCTACCCGCTTACCATTACCGATCAGATGAGCCGCTTTTTATTCGTCTGTCGAGCTTTGCCCAGTACGCATGGCGCGCCGACGCGGGAAGGCTTCGAGTGGGCTTTTCGAGAATATGGGCTGCCGGATGTGATCCGCACTGACAATGGCGCTCCTTTCGCCTCGACAGGACTGGCGCGACTTTCGAAGTTATCAGTTTGGTTCATCAGGCTTGGAATCCATGTCGAAACGATTACGCCTGGCCGTCCCGACCAAAATGGTCGACATGAACGGATGCATCGAACGCTAAAGGCAGCGGTGCCACCTGCGGAAAACCTTGTGCGCCAGCAGCTGGCTTTTCAGGATTTCATCCAAGACTTCAACCACCACCGACCCCACACCGCGCTGGGCATGAAACCGCCAGCTTCGGTCTATAGCCCGTCGGAACGTGCTTATCCCGGTCACTTGCCTGCCCTTGAATACGGCTCTGATGTTGAAGTACGCAAGGTTCGGTCAAATGGTGAAATCAAATGGAAAGGACAGCTGATTTTTCTCGGAGAGGCTTTGATTGGAGAGGACATCGCGTTGAAGGAAGTGGCAGATGATGCTTGGGAGCTGTACCTTTGCAGCCACTGTTTAGGCAGGCTTGAACACGGCGCTAAACGCGTAGCAAGCCTGTAA
- the fabI gene encoding enoyl-ACP reductase FabI, which produces MGFLAGKRVLIVGVASKLSIASGIAAAMHREGAELAFTYQNDKLKGRVEEFAQGWGSSPELCFPCDVASDEEIAKVFEELSKKWDGLDCIVHSVGFAPGDQLDGDFTEATTREGFRIAHDISAYSFVALAKAGREMMKGRNGSLLTLSYLGAERTMPNYNVMGMAKASLEAGVRYLAGSLGPDGTRVNCVSAGPIRTLAASGIKNFRKMLAANEAQTPLRRNVTIDEVGNAGAFLCSDLASGISGEIMYVDGGFNTTAMGNIEE; this is translated from the coding sequence ATGGGTTTTCTCGCCGGTAAGCGCGTACTGATCGTCGGTGTCGCCAGCAAGCTGTCCATCGCATCCGGCATCGCTGCCGCCATGCATCGCGAGGGCGCTGAGCTTGCCTTCACTTATCAGAACGACAAGTTGAAAGGTCGTGTTGAGGAATTCGCCCAGGGCTGGGGTTCGAGCCCTGAGCTGTGCTTCCCGTGCGACGTGGCCAGCGACGAAGAAATCGCCAAGGTCTTCGAAGAACTGAGCAAGAAGTGGGACGGCCTGGACTGCATCGTGCATTCTGTAGGCTTCGCCCCGGGCGACCAACTGGACGGCGACTTCACCGAAGCCACCACCCGTGAAGGCTTCCGCATCGCTCACGACATCAGCGCCTACAGCTTCGTGGCCCTGGCCAAGGCCGGTCGCGAAATGATGAAAGGCCGCAACGGCAGCCTGCTGACCCTGTCGTACCTGGGCGCCGAGCGCACCATGCCGAACTACAACGTGATGGGCATGGCCAAGGCTTCGCTGGAAGCTGGCGTACGTTACCTGGCCGGTTCCCTGGGCCCGGACGGCACTCGCGTCAACTGCGTATCGGCTGGCCCGATCCGTACCCTGGCAGCGTCGGGCATCAAGAATTTCCGCAAGATGCTGGCCGCCAACGAAGCGCAAACCCCGCTGCGCCGCAACGTTACCATCGACGAAGTCGGCAATGCCGGCGCCTTCCTGTGCTCTGACCTGGCGTCGGGCATCAGCGGTGAAATCATGTACGTCGACGGCGGCTTCAACACCACCGCCATGGGCAACATCGAAGAGTGA
- a CDS encoding sensor domain-containing diguanylate cyclase — MLVPGKPANEAARVQALHGLNLLDSAPEERFDRLTRLAKRLFNVPIALVTLVDKDRQWFKSCVGLDATETSRDVSFCGHAILNDDLLLVRDAREDVRFHDNPLVTGAPNIRFYAGYPLTVPHGNKMGTLCLIDTKPRELDDEERALLRDLAQMAEQELTAVQMASMDELTLLSNRRGFKQLAQHALDACTRLGRPATLLFFDLNDFKQINDLYGHAEGDSALKTFADVLRIAFRESDVVGRLGGDEFVALLTGSSHVETTAIVARLKEILEERNATLHRGYAIRFSVGQIEYNAKRHESVDSLLADADGAMYAHKQALKGS; from the coding sequence ATGCTGGTTCCAGGTAAACCCGCCAATGAGGCCGCGCGCGTGCAAGCGCTGCACGGCCTCAATCTTCTCGATTCGGCCCCCGAGGAGCGTTTTGACCGTCTCACACGGCTGGCCAAGCGTCTGTTCAACGTGCCGATCGCGTTGGTGACGCTGGTGGACAAGGATCGTCAGTGGTTCAAATCGTGCGTGGGCCTTGATGCCACCGAGACGTCGCGGGATGTTTCGTTTTGTGGGCATGCGATTCTCAACGATGACTTGCTGCTGGTGCGCGATGCGCGCGAGGACGTGCGTTTTCACGACAATCCGCTGGTGACCGGCGCGCCGAACATCCGCTTCTATGCCGGCTATCCGCTGACGGTGCCCCACGGCAACAAGATGGGCACCCTGTGCCTTATCGACACCAAGCCTCGCGAACTCGACGACGAAGAACGCGCACTGCTGCGCGATCTGGCGCAAATGGCCGAGCAAGAGCTGACGGCGGTGCAAATGGCGAGCATGGACGAGCTGACGCTACTGTCCAACCGTCGCGGCTTCAAACAATTGGCGCAACACGCGCTCGATGCCTGCACGCGATTGGGGCGTCCGGCGACGCTGCTGTTTTTCGACCTCAACGACTTCAAACAGATCAATGATCTCTACGGCCATGCCGAGGGCGACAGTGCGCTGAAGACCTTTGCCGACGTGTTGCGCATTGCCTTTCGCGAAAGCGATGTGGTCGGGCGCCTCGGTGGCGATGAGTTCGTCGCGTTGCTGACCGGCTCAAGCCATGTCGAAACCACCGCCATCGTCGCGCGGCTCAAGGAGATACTGGAAGAGCGTAATGCCACGTTGCATCGCGGTTATGCGATTCGGTTCAGCGTCGGCCAGATCGAATACAACGCCAAGCGCCACGAGTCGGTCGACAGCCTGCTGGCGGATGCGGATGGCGCGATGTATGCGCACAAGCAGGCCTTGAAAGGGTCTTAG